A single genomic interval of Epinephelus fuscoguttatus linkage group LG22, E.fuscoguttatus.final_Chr_v1 harbors:
- the LOC125882871 gene encoding FYVE, RhoGEF and PH domain-containing protein 6-like, translated as MSTGVKKPPLAPKPKLPATTKPSPPPIAPKPGPLSQSSVVSQPSPATLKRTKPTVAPKPCIPKSTASSPPVSPLPPKPGEPLILSQEALGDSLSLLNSRNGILSEANKRDSDYIIPTCSCGLQDCSQCQRLENGNRTEFGSNLHKGPLQNGISADGTRQQEKAENREEGVAVEKGEGGGISRKPRDKPQRQRHLDRVNKETQRTEEQRASETLKHQESTAADPDVSKADVRTETQRRDVTDFKLACDVAGSIIFSPGVVSHASSAESFQVDCSEPFSKSSPTRIHPDLQVPAAPSKPLPVPQPRRLKKPALVRQDGVEGSAQDQVTEEQKQGLDLREDEGKLSLAGLSLSSEGEELKQDPCDDLLLQKDSGLEDDEKDAPVPPPRQTSLSPRLHRTSHMPPSLNKNTSHSLVQLSHADSVSHKKDGEEHQVEEDEEDGYGDFERYPITHSLPKQLKLGCHPLVNARKAFSTEDQQSPRAPPRKPQRHSLPAPPLPSICPPAPPHANTPMRELPAPPQEKAAWRFTRPCVTFFSRQMPTRSSVPPKGRAPALGGKQRAQSFSAADLASRADSQKRSLSFRKLLELRLSVKMLPKLLAKGGQSLDCTSVESNRGERSLERPNSCIVESDICGENGDGSVEYENVPLYEEIPEYMNLPFHSGRLGWSHDHDEDDSDIYEVQDPYHRCHDHEYESDWLGQDVHSEEEEIHSSDEEDNSSASSKEHLDEAGRQQEDEMKRKKVVHIAQEIMSSEKVFVDVLKLLHIDFRDAVAKATRQNGKPVVDERILSQILYYLPQLYQLNRDLLRELEDRVAHWSDHQRLSDIFVQKGPYLKMYSTYIRQFDNNVALLDEQCRKNTAFAAVVREFETSPRCASLALKHYLLKPVQRIPQYQLLLTDYLKNLPEDSEDYKDTQAALSIVKEVANHANDIMKQGDNFQKLMQIQYSLNGHHEIVQPGRVFLKEGTLMKLSRKVMQPRMFFLFNDALMYTTPVQSAQYKLNSVLSLAGMKVSKPSQEAYQNELNIESVERSFILSASSATERDEWLEAIAKAIDDYTKKKITFISSRSQEEAEGVVDSGAPLGSKAPIWIPDLRATMCMICTCEFTLTWRRHHCRACGRVVCQACSANKYYLEYLKNQPARVCDHCFAKLQENSDRCASTSVSPIKSGAFSFTRKQKKIPAALKEVSANTENSSMSGYLNRSKGNKKQWKRLWFVIKNKVLYTYAASEDVAALESQPLLGFFLREEKNGPAQKLQFKLYHKNTLFYIFKADDIPTAQRWIEAFQEAMILEQ; from the exons GTGTGAAGAAGCCTCCATTAGCTCCCAAACCTAAACTCCCTGCCACCACCAAACCTTCTCCCCCGCCCATCGCCCCCAAACCGGGCCCTCTCTCCCAGTCTTCCGTTGTCTCCCAACCCTCCCCTGCCACCCTCAAGAGGACAAAGCCGACTGTCGCTCCCAAACCGTGCATTCCCAAATCCACAGCCTCGTCTCCCCCCGTTTCACCCCTGCCGCCCAAACCCGGTGAACCCCTTATCCTATCTCAGGAAGCTTTGGGAGATAGCCTCTCGCTTCTCAACTCCAGGAATGGGATTTTATCAGAAGCGAACAAACGTGACTCGGATTACATCATTCCCACCTGCTCGTGTGGGCTCCAGGACTGTTCCCAGTGTCAGCGTCTCGAAAACGGAAACAGAACTGAGTTTGGGAGCAATTTGCACAAAGGGCCGTTGCAGAATGGGATTTCTGCAGATGGGACAAGGCAGCAAGAGAAAGCAGAGAACCGGGAGGAGGGAGTAGCTGTGGAGAAGGGTGAAGGTGGAGGGATTAGCAGAAAGCCGAGGGATAAACCTCAAAGACAGAGACACCTGGACAGGGTGAACAAAGAGACGCAGAGGACTGAGGAGCAGAGAGCTTCAGAGACTTTAAAACACCAGGAAAGTACTGCTGCTGATCCTGATGTTTCTAAAGCGGATGTACGCACTGAGACCCAACGCAGAGATGTAACAGACTTTAAGTTGGCCTGTGATGTTGCAGGCAGCATCATTTTCTCCCCTGGTGTCGTTTCTCATGCTTCCTCTGCAGAGTCCTTTCAGGTAGACTGCAGTGAGCCTTTCAGCAAATCATCTCCTACCAGGATACACCCTGATCTGCAGGTCCCTGCTGCCCCCAGTAAGCCTCTCCCGGTCCCTCAGCCACGCAGACTTAAGAAGCCAGCCCTGGTGAGGCAGGATGGCGTGGAGGGCAGTGCCCAGGATCAGGTGACGGAGGAACAGAAACAGGGGCTTGACTTACGAGAAGATGAGGGTAAACTGAGTCTAGCTGGTCTGTCTCTCAGTTCGGAGGGCGAAGAGCTCAAACAGGACCCATGTGATGACCTTTTACTCCAAAAAGACTCAGGTTTGGAGGATGATGAGAAGGACGCACCCGTCCCCCCTCCTCGACAGACCTCCCTGTCACCTCGCCTTCACAGAACATCGCACATGCCCCCGTCTCTTAACAAAAACACCTCCCACTCCTTAGTGCAGCTCTCACATGCTGACTCAGTGAGCCACAAGAAAGATGGTGAGGAGCACCAggtggaggaggatgaagaggacgGGTACGGCGACTTTGAGCGCTACCCGATCACCCACAGCCTCCCAAAGCAGCTCAAACTCGGCTGTCATCCTCTGGTTAACGCGAGGAAAGCCTTTTCCACCGAGGATCAGCAGTCACCGAGGGCGCCGCCCAGGAAACCTCAGCGACACAGCCTCCCAGCGCCCCCTCTGCCCTCCATCTGCCCCCCTGCACCTCCACATGCTAACACCCCGATGAGAGAGCTGCCTGCGCCTCCTCAGGAGAAAGCAGCCTGGCGTTTCACCCGACCCTGCGTGACCTTCTTCAGCCGGCAGATGCCCACCAGGAGCAGCGTGCCGCCAAAGGGTCGAGCTCCAGCACTAGGGGGGAAGCAGAGGGCGCAGTCCTTCTCTGCAGCTGACCTGGCAAGCCGGGCCGACTCTCAGAAGAGGAGCCTCTCTTTCCGGAAGCTGCTGGAGCTCCGGCTGTCTGTCAAGATGCTGCCAAAGCTGCTGGCCAAGGGAGGGCAGTCCCTGGACTGTACCAGCGTGGAGTCGAACCGTGGGGAGAGAAGCCTGGAGCGGCCCAATAGCTGCATAGTGGAGTCTGATATCTGTGGTGAAAACGGAGATGGGTCAGTGGAGTACGAGAACGTGCCTTTGTATGAGGAGATCCCCGAGTACATGAACCTGCCGTTTCACAGTGGGAGGCTTGGCTGGTCACATGACCATGATGAAGACGATTCAGACATCTATGAGGTGCAGGATCCCTATCACAGGTGCCACGACCACGAGTACGAGAG TGACTGGCTGGGGCAGGACGTCCactctgaggaggaggagatccACAGCTCAGATGAAGAGGACAACAGCTCCGCCTCCAGTAAGGAACACCTGGACGAGGCGGGCCGACAG CAGGAggatgagatgaagaggaagaaggtgGTGCACATCGCCCAGGAGATTATGAGCTCTGAGAAAGT ATTTGTGGACGTCCTGAAGCTCCTTCACATA GACTTTCGGGATGCTGTTGCCAAGGCAACCCGTCAGAATGGGAAGCCGGTGGTGGATGAGCGGATCCTCAGTCAGATCCTGTATTACCTGCCACAACTCTATCAGCTCAACAGAGACCTGCTGAGGGAGCTGGAGGACAGAGTGGCACactg GAGCGATCACCAGAGACTGTCGGACATCTTTGTCCAAAAGGGTCCTTATCTGAAGATGTACTCCACCTACATCCGGCAGTTTGACAACAACGTGGCTCTGTTAGACGAACAGTGCAGGAAAAACACCGCATTCGCCGCTGTTGTCAGAGAGTTTGAG acGAGTCCAAGATGTGCCAGCCTGGCTCTGAAACACTACCTGCTGAAACCAGTGCAGAGGATCCCTCAGTACCAGCTGCTGCTCACAG ATTATCTGAAGAACCTCCCAGAGGACTCAGAGGACTATAAAGACACACAAG CTGCCCTCAGCATCGTCAAAGAAGTGGCCAACCATGCTAATGACATCATGAAACAAGGG gATAACTTCCAGAAGCTGATGCAGATCCAGTACAGTCTCAACGGTCACCATGAGATCGTTCAGCCAGGCAGG GTGTTTCTGAAGGAGGGAACTCTGATGAAGCTGTCCAGGAAAGTCATGCAGCCGCGGATGTTCTTCCTG TTTAACGATGCACTCATGTACACCACTCCGGTCCAGTCTGCCCAGTATAAACTCAACAGTGTCCTCTCTCTGGCTGGGATGAAG GTGAGTAAGCCCAGCCAGGAGGCCTATCAGAACGAGCTGAACATCGAAAGCGTTGAGCGCTCTTTCATCCTGTCTGCCAG CTCGGCGACGGAGAGAGACGAGTGGCTGGAGGCCATCGCTAAGGCGATAGACGACTacacaaagaagaaaataaCCTTCATATCAAGTCGAAGCCAGGAGGAG GCGGAGGGTGTTGTCGACAGCGGGGCCCCGTTGGGTTCAAAGGCGCCCATCTGGATCCCAGACCTGAGGGCCACCATGTGCATGATCTGCACCTGCGAGTTCACGCTCACCTGGAGGAGGCATCACTGTCGTGCCTGTGGCAGG GTGGTGTGTCAGGCGTGCTCTGCCAATAAGTACTACCTGGAGTACTTGAAGAACCAGCCGGCACGTGTGTGTGATCACTGCTTTGCCAAGCTGCAGGAGAACA GCGACCGCTGCGCCTCCACATCAGTCTCTCCTATCAAATCTGGAGCTTTCTCCTTCACCAGGAAACAGAAGAAGATTCCTGCTGCACTAAAAGAG GTGTCCGCTAATACTGAGAACTCCTCCATGAGCGGCTACTTAAACCGGTCAAAAGGCAACAAGAAGCAGTGGAAGAGGCTGTGGTTTGTCATCAAGAATAAAGTCCTGTACACCTACGCTGCCAGTGAG GACGTCGCAGCGTTGGAGAGTCAGCCCTTGCTGGGTTTTTTCCTGAGGGAGGAGAAGAACGGTCCGGCTCAGAAGCTGCAGTTCAAGCTGTATCACAAAAACACGCTGTTTTACATCTTTAAAGCTGACGACATCCCCACTGCACAGAG ATGGATCGAAGCCTTCCAGGAGGCAATGATTCTCGAACAGTAA